One segment of Erigeron canadensis isolate Cc75 chromosome 2, C_canadensis_v1, whole genome shotgun sequence DNA contains the following:
- the LOC122589955 gene encoding pentatricopeptide repeat-containing protein At5g18475, with the protein MRIMNSLKLFSGPTRRFSTVSKEPSVVPWISPLNYIRAKLPKLDPPTEPLAEAPKRSKYISHESAITLIKREKDPQRVLKIFNMVATQKGFSHNHSTYAVTLHKLGRLKKFEDVDSVLHQMSYETCKFHESIFLDLMTHFSESSLHERVVEMFNAIQPIVREKPSLKAVSTCLNLLVDSYQVDLARSFLLHAKKTFDIHPNTCIFNILVKHHCRNGNLESAFEVVKEMKMSELSYPNLITYSTIMEGLCEKGQLEDAIKLFEEMVSKDKVVPDVLTYNILINGFCRGGKVDRAIKIIDFMKKNGCNPNIFNYSTLMNGFCKVGNLREARRVFNEMKGVGLRPDKVGYTTLINCLCRAGEIDEAIGFLKEMEVQVCKGDTITYNIILVGLCRYDRTYEALEMLQKLPYEGVYLDKSSYRIVLNSIIKLGDLQKATELVGVMASRGFVPHFATSNELLVHLCEDGKAVDAAMVLVVLAQMGFNPEPRVWSLLIEVMCRERRLLATFELLDVLVRE; encoded by the coding sequence ATGCGTATCATGAATTCGCTTAAACTTTTTTCTGGACCTACTCGTCGGTTCTCCACAGTTTCTAAAGAACCTTCTGTAGTTCCATGGATCTCTCCTCTTAATTACATAAGAGCTAAGTTGCCGAAACTCGACCCTCCAACAGAACCTTTAGCAGAAGCCCCTAAAAGATCCAAGTATATTTCTCACGAGTCAGCTATCACGTTGATCAAACGTGAAAAAGATCCACAGCGTGTTCTGAAAATCTTTAACATGGTAGCTACTCAAAAGGGTTTTAGTCATAACCACTCTACATACGCTGTTACACTACATAAGCTCGGCCGCTTAAAGAAATTTGAAGATGTCGATtctgttcttcatcaaatgagCTATGAAACTTGCAAGTTTCATGAAAGTATATTTCTTGATCTCATGACTCATTTCTCAGAGTCTTCACTTCATGAAAGGGTTGTTGAGATGTTTAATGCTATCCAACCCATTGTTCGCGAAAAACCGTCGCTAAAAGCTGTTAGCACATGTCTAAACCTCTTGGTTGACTCATATCAGGTTGATTTGGCGAGAAGTTTCCTCTTACATGCGAAAAAGACTTTTGATATACATCCCAACACCTGCATCTTCAACATTTTGGTTAAACATCACTGCAGAAACGGGAATCTTGAATCTGCTTTTGAGGTGGTGAAGGAGATGAAAATGTCTGAACTTTCTTACCCTAATTTGATCACGTATTCAACTATAATGGAAGGTCTATGTGAGAAAGGACAACTTGAAGATGCCATTAAGCTTTTTGAGGAAATGGTCTCAAAAGATAAGGTTGTTCCAGATGTGTTGACTTACAATATTCTAATTAACGGGTTTTGTCGTGGTGGGAAAGTTGACCGGGCCATAAAGATAATTGACTTCATGAAAAAAAACGGGTGCAACCCGAATATTTTCAACTACTCAACCTTAATGAATGGATTTTGCAAAGTGGGAAATCTACGAGAGGCGAGAAGAGTGTTTAATGAGATGAAAGGTGTAGGGTTACGCCCTGATAAGGTTGGTTACACCACTTTGATAAATTGTTTGTGTAGAGCTGGTGAAATTGATGAAGCGATCGGGTTTCTCAAAGAAATGGAAGTACAAGTTTGTAAAGGCGACACCATTACGTATAATATAATACTTGTGGGACTATGCAGATATGACAGAACATATGAAGCTCTTGAAATGTTACAAAAGTTGCCTTATGAAGGTGTATATTTGGATAAGTCAAGCTATAGAATTGTCTTGAATTCTAttatcaaattaggggatctgcaGAAGGCAACTGAGTTGGTAGGAGTGATGGCAAGTAGAGGATTTGTGCCCCATTTTGCTACGTCAAATGAGCTTTTGGTTCATCTTTGTGAAGATGGAAAAGCTGTTGATGCAGCCATGGTATTGGTCGTGTTGGCGCAGATGGGGTTCAACCCCGAACCAAGAGTTTGGAGTCTGCTTATTGAGGTAATGTGTAGGGAAAGAAGGTTGCTTGCAACATTTGAACTTCTTGATGTATTGGTAAGAGAATAa